The segment GCGGCATCGCGGCGGGCGAACTGCCCGCCTCGCTGCGCCCGTACGCCAAGTTCACCCCGGCCCGGCGGGCCAAGTACGCGGCGACCGCGCTGGCCGCCGCGCTGGAGTCGGACCCGGCGTTCCGGGTCCGGATAGCCGAACGGCTGCGGCTCGGCCAGCCCGACCTGGTGCAGGCGCTGGAGACCGGCACCGTCCCGGCCGCCGCCGACCCGATGGACGTCGCGGCCGCCGCCTACCTGGTCCGCCCGGCCGGCTGGGCCCGGCTGGTCGAGGAGGCCGGCGAGGAGGCCGAGCGGGCCGACGCCGAGGGCGCCGCCGCCGAGGCCGCCCGGCTGGCCGGGAAGCTCCAGGAGGAGCTGGCCGAGGCCCGGGCCGCCGCCCGCGGCGAGCTGGAGCGGCACCGGGTCGAGGCGGAGGGGGTGCGCAAGGAGGCGGAGTCGCTGCGCAAGAAGGTCCGCTCGCTGGAGGCGGACACCCGCCGGGCGCAGGCCGAGAGCCGTCGGCTGGCCGGGGAGCTGGAGGCGGCCAGGGCCGCCGCGGCGGCCGAGCGCAGCGCCGCCGAGAGCGAGGCCCGGCGGCTGCGGCACCGGATCGCCGAGCTGGAGGCCGCGGTGGAGAGCGGGCGGCGCACCGCCCGGGAGGGCCGCAGCGTCGAGGACATGCGGCTGCGGCTGCTGCTGGACAGCGTGCTGCAGTCGGCGCAGGGCCTGCAGCGCGAGCTGGCGCTGCCGGTGACCGCGCTGCGCCCGGCCGACCTGGTGGAGGCGGTCGAGCCCGGTTCGGCCTCGCCGCACGACGTGGCCCGGCGCGGCCTGGCCGAGGACGACCCGGCGCTGCTGGACCAGCTGCTGGCGATCCCGCAGGTGCACCTGGTGGTGGACGGCTACAACGTGACCAAGACCGGGTACCCGCAACTGCCCCTGGAGCAGCAGCGGTTGAGGCTGCTGGGCGGGCTGGCGATGCTGGCCCAGCGCACCCAGGCCGAGGTGACCTGCGTGTTCGACGGCCAGGACCTGGACGTGCCGGTGATCATGGCGCCGCCGCGCGGGGTGCGGGTGCGGTTCAGCCGGACCGGGGAGACCGCGGACGAGCTGATCCGGCGGCTGGTGCGGGCCGAGCCGCAGGGCCGTCCGGTGGTGGTGGTCTCCGCCGACAAGGAGGTGGCCGACGGGGTCCGCAAGGCGGGGGCGCGGCCGGTGGCCTCGGTGCTGCTGCTGAACCGGCTGGCCCGCAGCTGAGGGGCGGTCAGCGGGCCTGCGGGCGGCCGGGGTGTGACGGTCCGGTGAAGGGGGGCGGGGAGGTGGAACCGGAAGCCCCCGGGAGTGGACGCGGGGGCTGGGACTTCACTAGGGTCTGGCGTCAAACCTATATTCCGGACCATCACTCGTCGGGGTGAGTCCAGCAGGAAGAAGGAGCTCACCCTTGGCCTCCCACCGCCGTCCCAAGCAGCCGAGCCGTGCGCGGATCTCCGTGTTCACCGCCGCCGCCGCGACCGCGGTCGCCCTGACGGCCCAGGCCAGTGCGCACGCCGCGCCGGCCCAGCCGAACAAGGACGAGGTCAAGGCGCAGGTCGACAAGCTGCTCGAGGAGCAGGAGCAGTCGGCCGAGAAGTACAACGGCGCCAAGGAGCGGGCCGACCAGCTGCGCAAGCAGGCCGACGACCTGCAGGACCAGGTGGCCCGCGGCCAGGAGCAGCTGACCGAGCTGGCCTCCGGGCTGGCGGCGGTGGCCGGCGACCAGTACCGGCAGGGCGGCGTCGACCCGTCGATGCAGCTGATGCTCTCCTCGGACCCGGACCACTACCTCACCCAGGCCACCTCCTTCGGGCAGGCGGCCAGCACCCAGGCCGAGACGCTCAAGTCCCTCAAGGACCAGCAGCGCCGCCTGGACCAGCAGAAGCAGGAGGCCGCCCAGGTCCTGCACGAGCTGGACAGCCAGACCCAGGCGCTCAACGACGCCAAGAACGACGTGCAGAGCAAGCTCGCCGAGGCGCAGAAGCTGCTCTCCAAGCTGAACGCCGCGGACCGCGCCGCGATCCTCCAGGGCTCCGGCGGCACCGCCTCGCGCAGCGCGGACCGGATCGACCCGAAGAGCCTGCCGCCGGCCAGCGGCTACGCCGCGACCGCGGTGGCGGCCGCGCTCAGCAAGCAGGGTTCGGCGTACGTGTGGGGCGCCACCGGCTCCAGCACCTTCGACTGCTCCGGCCTGATGGTGTGGGCGT is part of the Kitasatospora cineracea genome and harbors:
- a CDS encoding NYN domain-containing protein, which produces MAEAANAPAGTDGTAPGPAPEPHDGAETAGRPLPEGVRRRVVGIASDALGGIAAGELPASLRPYAKFTPARRAKYAATALAAALESDPAFRVRIAERLRLGQPDLVQALETGTVPAAADPMDVAAAAYLVRPAGWARLVEEAGEEAERADAEGAAAEAARLAGKLQEELAEARAAARGELERHRVEAEGVRKEAESLRKKVRSLEADTRRAQAESRRLAGELEAARAAAAAERSAAESEARRLRHRIAELEAAVESGRRTAREGRSVEDMRLRLLLDSVLQSAQGLQRELALPVTALRPADLVEAVEPGSASPHDVARRGLAEDDPALLDQLLAIPQVHLVVDGYNVTKTGYPQLPLEQQRLRLLGGLAMLAQRTQAEVTCVFDGQDLDVPVIMAPPRGVRVRFSRTGETADELIRRLVRAEPQGRPVVVVSADKEVADGVRKAGARPVASVLLLNRLARS
- a CDS encoding C40 family peptidase, whose protein sequence is MASHRRPKQPSRARISVFTAAAATAVALTAQASAHAAPAQPNKDEVKAQVDKLLEEQEQSAEKYNGAKERADQLRKQADDLQDQVARGQEQLTELASGLAAVAGDQYRQGGVDPSMQLMLSSDPDHYLTQATSFGQAASTQAETLKSLKDQQRRLDQQKQEAAQVLHELDSQTQALNDAKNDVQSKLAEAQKLLSKLNAADRAAILQGSGGTASRSADRIDPKSLPPASGYAATAVAAALSKQGSAYVWGATGSSTFDCSGLMVWAYKQAGVSLPRTSQSQGSYGTSVGTDWHNAQPGDLVVYYGDRHHVGMYIGNGLVVHAPRTGDVVKTMKVDTLPISTIRRV